One genomic window of Psychrobacter cibarius includes the following:
- a CDS encoding 5-guanidino-2-oxopentanoate decarboxylase: MTQTLQTSSSAPATPSLTCGELLVQWLEYYGVETVFGIPGVHTVELYRGLPNTKIRHVTPRHEQGAGFMADGYYRASGKVGVCFIITGPGMTNIMTAMAQALADSIPMLVISSVNKVADTGSGEGHLHELHDQQGMVSKVALTSKTIWQPESLPKVIAEAFALFNGARPGPVHIQLPIDVITADASHVAKPSDLTPYLNNFVKNSTDAHGLTLPQVMRPLPNPAQLDLIVESLKAAKNPVVLYGGGCVDVDHDAQNLAELIDAPTFLTINAKGLLPPSHPLSLGSNQSLEAGRAVIAEADWVLAIGTELGETDYDVFFNGEFKINGTLIRIDCDAQQLQRPFRADIAVLSDAQMAVSGLCSRLKGQALNHQAASRVNEAKQALLAGMTPDFAGQNALLQLIRDEVKDVIFVGDSTQPVYSGNLGFEALATRRWFNSSTGFGTLGYGLPAAIGAMIGSNSPVVSLIGDGGIQFTIAELICAAELELPLIVLLWNNQGYGEIRRYMEEGGLPLIGVNIKTPNFEPLAAGFGAGYRRITAKQQLLDALKEDIKGKQPIIYEVDEADDFLIEMGMTFTCFS, translated from the coding sequence ATGACGCAAACGCTTCAAACATCTTCTTCAGCGCCCGCCACGCCGTCTCTGACATGTGGTGAGTTGCTCGTACAGTGGCTAGAGTATTATGGGGTAGAGACCGTATTTGGTATTCCGGGTGTGCATACGGTCGAGCTATATCGTGGTCTGCCAAACACCAAAATTCGCCACGTGACACCGCGTCACGAGCAAGGTGCGGGGTTTATGGCTGATGGCTATTATCGCGCGTCTGGTAAAGTGGGGGTTTGCTTTATTATTACAGGCCCCGGTATGACCAACATCATGACCGCAATGGCGCAGGCGTTGGCAGACTCCATTCCGATGCTAGTGATTTCTAGTGTTAATAAAGTGGCAGATACGGGCAGCGGTGAAGGGCACTTGCATGAATTGCACGATCAGCAAGGCATGGTCAGTAAGGTTGCACTCACGAGCAAAACTATTTGGCAGCCTGAATCGTTACCCAAGGTCATCGCTGAAGCGTTTGCATTATTTAATGGCGCACGTCCGGGGCCAGTGCATATCCAGTTACCCATTGATGTGATTACCGCCGATGCCAGCCATGTCGCAAAGCCTTCTGATTTAACTCCTTATTTAAATAACTTTGTAAAAAATTCAACTGATGCACATGGTTTAACGTTACCTCAAGTAATGAGACCGCTGCCCAATCCTGCGCAATTAGATTTGATCGTTGAATCTCTAAAAGCGGCAAAAAATCCAGTGGTGCTTTATGGCGGTGGCTGCGTCGATGTCGATCATGACGCGCAAAACCTAGCAGAGCTTATCGATGCACCGACGTTTTTGACCATCAATGCCAAAGGTTTGCTGCCACCTAGCCACCCATTAAGTTTGGGTAGCAATCAGTCATTAGAGGCAGGTCGCGCCGTTATTGCTGAGGCTGATTGGGTGTTGGCGATTGGTACTGAGCTGGGTGAAACTGATTATGATGTGTTCTTTAATGGTGAATTCAAAATCAATGGCACGCTGATTCGTATCGATTGCGATGCCCAGCAATTACAGCGTCCTTTTAGAGCCGATATCGCGGTATTGTCCGATGCGCAAATGGCGGTAAGTGGTCTATGTAGTCGTTTAAAGGGTCAGGCGTTAAATCATCAAGCGGCATCACGAGTAAACGAGGCAAAACAAGCACTATTAGCAGGAATGACACCAGACTTTGCTGGGCAAAATGCGCTACTTCAATTGATTCGAGATGAAGTGAAAGACGTCATCTTCGTTGGTGATTCAACGCAGCCTGTCTATAGCGGCAATCTTGGTTTTGAGGCATTGGCGACGCGTCGATGGTTTAATTCATCGACTGGATTTGGCACGTTAGGTTATGGTTTGCCTGCTGCCATTGGCGCCATGATTGGTTCCAACAGTCCAGTGGTCAGCTTGATTGGCGACGGCGGTATTCAGTTTACCATCGCAGAACTTATCTGCGCCGCCGAGCTTGAGCTGCCATTGATTGTGCTGCTGTGGAACAACCAAGGCTATGGCGAAATTCGTCGTTATATGGAAGAGGGTGGTTTGCCACTAATCGGGGTTAATATTAAGACGCCGAACTTTGAGCCGCTGGCAGCAGGATTTGGTGCAGGTTATCGCAGAATCACAGCCAAACAGCAATTGCTCGACGCTTTAAAAGAAGACATCAAGGGCAAGCAACCCATCATTTATGAAGTTGATGAAGCCGACGACTTTTTGATTGAAATGGGTATGACGTTTACCTGCTTTAGCTAA
- a CDS encoding potassium/proton antiporter, which produces MDTLNIIYLVGALLIFASIMASTLSARLGVPLLLLFLIVGMLAGEDGILGIEFAQYGLANFVGQAALACILLDGGLRTSFKSFRVGLKPAITLATWGVLATVIILGIFVTWLLDVDWRLGLLMAAIVGSTDAAAVFSLLRNGGVKLNDRVQATLELESGANDPLAILLVTGLIALNVDPAGQTILGFLGLLLQQLGFGLGMGLLFGYLLARLLPKIHLAEGMYAILIMSAGLAVFAATNLIGGSGFLAIYLTGVLIGNHKVRSTEHVMRVMDSFAWLSQAVLFVVLGLLVTPSHVIDVWYYSVAIAAFMIFIARPIAVYISVKPFKFKDREIGFISWVGLRGAVPITLAILPVMAGIDGAFMLFDIAFGVVVLSLVLQGTTIPFMANLFKVRIPSNKDPEEEHEVWVSDKASITLYEFEVKSGAFAIDRHPMAISKRISPNEISVFALVRRQHIIVVDENTKLKCGDRVWYAMTGNHATQIAKIFNDTTLDHKAMDDFYGDWLLSPSVKLGDLPFFTSIMASESLVDKLKSKSEDSAKSMWDQTVAEYINDSLEIKPVSGDTVDINDEWSLVIKEVDDKGKLRTIGLKHLK; this is translated from the coding sequence ATGGATACCTTAAATATCATCTATCTCGTAGGGGCATTGTTAATTTTCGCCAGTATTATGGCAAGTACGTTATCGGCGCGCTTGGGCGTTCCGCTATTGCTGTTGTTTTTGATCGTAGGGATGTTGGCTGGCGAAGATGGTATTTTAGGTATCGAGTTCGCCCAATACGGGCTTGCTAATTTCGTTGGGCAGGCGGCTCTTGCTTGTATCTTGTTGGATGGTGGGCTACGCACGTCTTTTAAGTCATTTCGAGTGGGTCTCAAGCCTGCTATTACCTTAGCCACTTGGGGCGTACTTGCGACGGTAATAATACTGGGTATATTCGTCACTTGGCTACTCGATGTCGATTGGCGACTTGGTTTGTTGATGGCGGCCATTGTTGGTTCAACCGATGCAGCAGCGGTGTTTTCATTGCTGCGTAATGGTGGCGTCAAACTCAACGATCGTGTACAGGCTACATTGGAGCTAGAATCGGGCGCGAACGATCCTTTGGCTATTTTGCTGGTGACAGGATTAATCGCTTTAAATGTTGATCCCGCTGGACAGACAATACTGGGCTTTTTAGGGTTGTTATTACAGCAGCTTGGCTTTGGTTTGGGCATGGGCTTACTGTTTGGTTATTTATTGGCAAGGCTATTACCAAAAATACACTTGGCAGAGGGTATGTATGCCATTTTGATCATGTCTGCGGGCTTGGCAGTTTTTGCCGCGACTAATCTGATTGGCGGTAGCGGATTTCTGGCAATTTATCTCACTGGTGTGCTAATTGGCAACCATAAAGTGCGCTCAACTGAGCATGTGATGCGGGTGATGGATAGCTTTGCGTGGTTGTCACAAGCGGTATTGTTTGTGGTACTAGGGTTATTGGTGACGCCATCGCATGTGATTGATGTTTGGTATTACTCCGTCGCGATTGCCGCTTTTATGATTTTTATTGCTCGCCCTATTGCGGTCTATATCAGTGTGAAACCCTTTAAATTTAAAGATAGAGAAATCGGCTTTATTTCTTGGGTTGGCTTGCGCGGTGCGGTTCCTATTACGCTTGCCATATTACCGGTGATGGCGGGAATAGATGGCGCTTTTATGTTGTTTGATATTGCTTTTGGCGTGGTGGTTTTGTCTTTGGTTTTACAAGGCACAACCATTCCTTTTATGGCAAATTTATTCAAAGTGCGTATTCCTAGTAATAAAGACCCAGAAGAAGAGCATGAGGTTTGGGTATCTGACAAAGCAAGCATTACTTTATATGAGTTTGAAGTAAAGTCAGGGGCATTTGCGATTGATCGTCATCCAATGGCCATCTCTAAGCGCATAAGCCCTAATGAAATAAGTGTCTTTGCCTTGGTACGCAGGCAGCATATTATCGTTGTTGATGAAAATACCAAGCTCAAATGCGGTGATAGGGTGTGGTATGCGATGACAGGGAACCACGCCACCCAAATTGCTAAGATTTTCAATGACACGACCCTTGACCATAAAGCCATGGATGATTTTTATGGCGATTGGCTGCTATCCCCAAGTGTGAAGCTTGGAGATTTACCGTTTTTTACCAGTATTATGGCGTCTGAGTCGCTTGTCGATAAACTCAAATCCAAATCTGAAGACAGCGCCAAAAGCATGTGGGATCAAACAGTCGCTGAATATATCAATGATAGCTTAGAGATAAAGCCAGTATCGGGTGATACGGTCGATATCAATGACGAATGGTCGTTGGTCATAAAAGAAGTGGATGATAAAGGAAAGCTTAGAACGATTGGTTTAAAGCATCTAAAGTGA
- a CDS encoding aldehyde dehydrogenase family protein — MEMTNANSLTRESAIQTVHDEVMLNAAYIDGKWMTIIEAPATDTADADSYDSNHDSSYDLYDSNSGTIISTTRLCTKVQVEMAVNAASAAYPSWSQTAVSERASYLNAIAETMEQQFDKLVGLSVLNNGKPIEEAKIDVSDAIACYRYYANLITAQATWSEVSTSESGIRLLKTYAPIGICALIVPWNFPMVTTAWKLAPALAAGCTVLLKPSEVTLLPELMLGNILSAIKLPKGVVNILPGAAEVGAAMTCHPLIDKISFTGSNAVGEKVMSQAAKGIKDISLELGGKSAIVVCADADIDHACDLIIGGIFTNAGQICSATSRLLVHESIAQSLFDTLKVKTENLQMGDGFDTDTQMGPLVSEQQLNQVKKYFDLATAENLICLTGGEVLNRQGYFAMPTIYTNVPVTSQLWTEEVFGPVLVSQTFTDHAEAIALANDSQFALAASIVSADETAAVEMALQIQAGHIWINEQQIVLPESGWGGFKQSGIGRELGVDGLSAYQKSKHVLLSH, encoded by the coding sequence ATGGAAATGACGAATGCTAACAGTTTAACGAGAGAAAGCGCCATCCAAACGGTTCACGATGAAGTGATGTTAAATGCAGCCTATATAGATGGCAAATGGATGACTATTATTGAAGCGCCTGCTACCGATACTGCTGACGCTGATAGCTATGATTCGAATCATGATTCAAGTTATGATTTATATGATTCAAATTCGGGAACAATCATCAGTACTACTCGATTGTGTACCAAGGTACAGGTAGAAATGGCAGTCAATGCGGCTTCTGCGGCGTATCCATCTTGGTCGCAAACCGCCGTAAGCGAGCGCGCATCGTATCTCAATGCCATTGCCGAGACGATGGAGCAGCAGTTTGACAAATTGGTTGGATTGTCTGTGTTAAATAATGGTAAGCCCATTGAAGAGGCAAAAATAGACGTGAGCGATGCCATTGCCTGCTATCGCTATTATGCCAATCTCATCACAGCACAAGCGACTTGGTCGGAGGTATCTACTAGCGAGTCAGGCATACGTTTGCTAAAAACGTATGCACCTATTGGTATTTGCGCCCTTATTGTCCCGTGGAATTTTCCAATGGTGACCACTGCTTGGAAGTTAGCTCCTGCATTGGCTGCAGGCTGTACGGTGCTATTAAAGCCCTCCGAGGTGACATTATTGCCAGAGTTGATGCTGGGCAATATATTGTCTGCTATTAAACTACCGAAAGGAGTCGTTAATATTTTACCGGGTGCAGCTGAAGTGGGCGCAGCCATGACCTGCCATCCATTAATCGACAAAATTTCTTTTACTGGTAGCAACGCCGTTGGTGAAAAGGTAATGAGCCAAGCGGCAAAAGGTATCAAAGATATCAGTCTAGAGCTGGGCGGTAAGTCAGCCATCGTCGTATGTGCAGATGCTGATATCGACCACGCTTGTGATTTAATCATCGGTGGCATATTTACCAATGCCGGTCAGATCTGTTCAGCCACCTCAAGACTGCTCGTTCATGAAAGCATTGCTCAGTCGTTGTTCGATACATTAAAAGTTAAGACAGAAAATTTGCAAATGGGTGATGGCTTTGACACTGACACGCAAATGGGTCCACTGGTTAGTGAGCAGCAACTAAATCAAGTAAAAAAATATTTCGACCTTGCTACTGCCGAAAACCTGATTTGTCTCACAGGTGGTGAGGTCTTAAATCGGCAAGGGTATTTTGCGATGCCGACGATTTATACCAATGTTCCAGTGACCAGTCAGTTATGGACAGAAGAGGTTTTTGGGCCGGTCTTAGTGAGTCAAACGTTTACCGACCATGCCGAGGCGATTGCTTTAGCCAATGATAGCCAGTTTGCTTTGGCCGCGAGCATTGTCAGCGCTGATGAAACGGCGGCCGTAGAGATGGCGCTACAGATTCAAGCGGGTCATATCTGGATCAATGAACAGCAAATTGTACTGCCAGAATCAGGATGGGGCGGGTTTAAGCAAAGCGGTATCGGTCGTGAGCTGGGTGTAGATGGCTTGTCTGCGTATCAAAAAAGTAAGCATGTGCTGTTGAGTCATTAA
- the dld gene encoding D-lactate dehydrogenase gives MMPHANRSSGRLSTSLASLLMDLSAVVGTTNVLTKPSQQQSYTQGAIASITDVVAAVVIPDSLVALWRVINLCAAADVIIIAQAANTGLTGGSTPYGEYDRAVVVISMQRLGGVHLLNDAAELIALPAASLQQLESELAPLGREPHSVLGSSCVGASVIGGICNSSGGMLVQRGPAYTEMSLFAKRNAMGEFELINHLGIDLGADPEEMLRNLQTGTFNKNPESANSKSCTNHHYQHKVRDCVADTPARFNNDPNGLYEASGSAGKVIVFAVRVATFAKPTQEQTFYISTNDANTLTTLRQQWLKSELNLPILAEYMHKNYNDITMRYGRDTCLSMRKLPASKIGALYRLQAKIGYYLDKWRLPQTLPDRMLQMTGVFMPPSLPNSLAEQASSYRYHLIIKVADGNNTDDDNSNGNNSGSHGHIAAAQAFLQSHMQQHQGVVHLCTAAESQALLVFRSAATAAMFRYHNLNHTKFGELLSTDIALPRNAVDWDEVLPIDLQKQVSKTFYLGHFFCHVMHQDYLLHPEVNAKKFKDELLAFYDRRRIEYPAEHNVGHVYTAKPALHTFYKKLDPTNSLNPGIGQTAKWKNWRSSPIKEELNDELSR, from the coding sequence ATGATGCCACATGCTAACCGCTCGTCTGGTCGCTTAAGTACCTCGCTGGCAAGCTTGTTAATGGATTTATCCGCCGTTGTTGGCACGACCAATGTATTGACCAAACCCAGCCAGCAGCAGTCGTATACACAAGGGGCGATTGCTTCTATCACGGATGTTGTCGCGGCAGTTGTGATACCAGACTCTCTTGTGGCACTATGGCGCGTCATTAATCTCTGTGCGGCGGCTGATGTGATTATTATTGCACAGGCTGCTAACACAGGGTTGACCGGAGGCTCGACACCGTATGGAGAGTACGATCGAGCAGTCGTTGTGATTTCTATGCAACGATTGGGCGGTGTTCATCTGCTCAATGATGCAGCAGAGCTTATTGCCTTGCCAGCAGCTAGCCTTCAGCAGCTTGAGTCTGAGCTTGCGCCGTTAGGGCGTGAGCCGCATTCAGTGCTGGGCTCAAGTTGTGTTGGTGCTTCGGTGATTGGCGGTATTTGCAACAGCTCTGGCGGTATGTTGGTGCAGCGTGGTCCGGCGTATACCGAGATGTCGCTATTTGCCAAACGTAATGCCATGGGTGAGTTTGAATTAATCAATCACTTGGGCATTGATTTAGGTGCAGATCCAGAAGAGATGCTTAGAAACTTACAAACTGGCACGTTCAATAAAAATCCAGAGAGTGCCAACAGTAAGTCCTGTACAAACCACCATTATCAACACAAGGTGCGCGATTGCGTGGCAGACACACCTGCTAGATTTAATAATGACCCTAACGGATTATATGAAGCCTCTGGTTCAGCAGGCAAAGTCATCGTCTTTGCGGTTCGAGTCGCGACATTTGCCAAACCGACGCAAGAGCAAACGTTTTATATCTCGACCAATGACGCCAATACTTTGACCACACTCAGACAACAGTGGTTAAAAAGCGAGCTAAACCTGCCTATTTTGGCAGAATATATGCACAAAAATTACAACGATATTACCATGCGCTATGGTCGCGATACTTGTTTGAGTATGCGAAAACTGCCAGCCAGTAAGATAGGAGCGCTGTATCGGTTACAAGCCAAGATTGGCTATTATTTGGATAAATGGCGACTGCCTCAGACTTTACCAGATCGGATGCTACAAATGACTGGTGTTTTCATGCCGCCGTCATTACCCAATTCTTTGGCAGAGCAGGCGAGCTCCTATCGTTATCATTTAATCATTAAAGTCGCGGATGGCAATAATACGGACGATGATAATAGCAATGGCAATAATAGCGGCAGTCATGGTCATATTGCCGCCGCTCAAGCATTTCTACAGTCCCATATGCAGCAGCATCAAGGCGTCGTGCATCTCTGTACAGCAGCAGAATCCCAAGCATTATTGGTGTTTCGTAGTGCGGCAACCGCTGCCATGTTTCGTTATCACAACCTTAACCACACAAAGTTTGGAGAGCTGTTGTCTACCGATATTGCCTTACCAAGGAATGCCGTAGATTGGGATGAAGTGCTACCTATTGACTTACAAAAGCAGGTCAGTAAAACATTTTATTTAGGACATTTTTTCTGTCATGTCATGCACCAAGACTATCTGCTACACCCTGAAGTAAATGCAAAAAAATTCAAGGATGAGCTGTTGGCGTTTTATGATCGACGTCGTATAGAGTACCCTGCTGAACACAACGTGGGTCATGTCTATACCGCAAAACCTGCACTACATACTTTTTATAAAAAACTAGATCCGACCAATTCGCTAAATCCAGGCATTGGTCAGACAGCAAAATGGAAAAATTGGCGATCGTCGCCCATCAAGGAGGAATTAAATGACGAATTATCTCGATAA
- a CDS encoding GlpM family protein, with amino-acid sequence MIWLKMLIGALMVLAIQLFAQTRFFYLAALAPLFPTFTLISHFIVGTERSPADLKVALIFSMLGVIPHLIYTFVVFFSIGYVSLYKALLFGVVAWTIAAAILVLTWQYIQA; translated from the coding sequence GTGATTTGGTTAAAAATGCTTATTGGTGCTCTAATGGTATTGGCGATTCAATTATTCGCGCAAACCAGATTTTTTTATTTGGCAGCACTCGCGCCACTGTTCCCCACATTTACATTAATCAGTCACTTTATTGTTGGTACTGAGCGTAGCCCCGCTGATTTAAAAGTCGCATTAATATTTAGTATGCTCGGTGTCATACCGCACCTTATTTATACCTTTGTGGTGTTTTTTAGCATCGGTTACGTCAGCTTATATAAGGCATTACTGTTCGGCGTTGTCGCTTGGACAATAGCCGCAGCGATTTTGGTCCTTACATGGCAGTACATTCAGGCTTAG
- the speB gene encoding agmatinase, which produces MKFNQPLSGNDMPRFGGFASMMRLPTQADAEGLDVAFVGVPLDIGASNRSGARLGPRQIRDESRMIRPYNVATRAAPFESLQVADIGDVPINTFNLLKSIDIIEKFYTDKIVNHGAIPLTLGGDHTIALPILRALAKKHGPVGMVHIDAHADINDEMFGEKIAHGTPFRRAVEENLIDGNRVVQIGLRGTGYSAEEFDWSTQQGFRVVPAEECWYKSLTPLMAEVREKLGDGPVYLSFDIDGIDPAFAPGTGTAEIGGLTSTQAIEIIRGMRGLDVVGGDLVEVSPPYDPFGNTSVLAANLLFEMLCILPGVRYDDKVKAVY; this is translated from the coding sequence ATGAAATTCAATCAACCATTAAGCGGCAACGATATGCCAAGATTTGGCGGTTTTGCTTCTATGATGCGCTTGCCAACTCAAGCTGATGCAGAAGGGTTAGATGTGGCGTTTGTGGGTGTGCCTTTAGATATTGGTGCGTCAAACCGTAGTGGTGCGCGATTGGGTCCACGACAAATTCGTGATGAATCACGTATGATTCGTCCCTATAATGTCGCCACTCGTGCTGCGCCTTTTGAATCTTTACAAGTTGCTGATATCGGCGACGTGCCTATCAATACTTTCAACTTGCTAAAAAGCATTGATATCATCGAAAAATTCTATACTGATAAAATCGTGAATCATGGGGCTATTCCATTGACTTTGGGCGGCGATCATACCATTGCCTTGCCTATCTTGCGTGCGCTTGCCAAAAAACACGGCCCTGTCGGCATGGTGCATATCGATGCGCATGCAGATATCAACGATGAGATGTTTGGCGAAAAAATCGCTCATGGTACACCGTTCCGCCGTGCTGTCGAAGAGAACTTAATCGATGGCAACCGTGTGGTACAGATTGGCTTACGTGGTACAGGCTATAGCGCCGAAGAGTTTGATTGGTCAACCCAACAAGGCTTTCGTGTTGTCCCTGCCGAGGAATGCTGGTACAAGTCTCTGACACCATTGATGGCAGAAGTACGCGAAAAGCTCGGTGATGGCCCCGTCTATTTAAGTTTCGATATCGATGGTATTGATCCTGCGTTTGCACCGGGTACGGGCACTGCTGAAATCGGTGGCTTGACCTCAACGCAAGCGATAGAAATCATTCGCGGTATGCGCGGACTTGATGTGGTGGGTGGCGATTTAGTAGAAGTGTCACCGCCGTATGATCCATTTGGTAACACCTCAGTATTGGCGGCAAACTTGCTATTTGAGATGCTATGTATCTTACCGGGTGTGCGCTATGACGATAAGGTAAAGGCGGTGTATTAA
- a CDS encoding LysR family transcriptional regulator, with protein sequence MLDELIKIDIKTLRSFMAIVECQGVTAAQSRLNVTTSVISGHLTHLEDRLGMTLCHRGRAGFKLTEDGAAVYEACLSFTEAVASFQHQLHYIRQLDSVRGGHIRLCLIDQMPTFFYDALRQCLAASYRDNPLIHFSIDVQSPESMLEKLLSNESDIGVGYFGSFPPLLTFQPAFIEKQVVCCGREHRLFYESEGLTFEDLEQNYPWIKRGYITDLSINHVRPKTLSATTYHMEATAQLILAGHHVGYLPNDLAKRYEEMGLMKILLPNEASYEVKHHWAYRENLHKQVAEFLSQMTRLL encoded by the coding sequence ATGCTAGATGAATTGATAAAAATAGACATCAAAACCTTGCGTAGCTTTATGGCAATCGTAGAATGTCAGGGCGTGACAGCCGCACAGTCTCGCTTAAATGTGACGACCTCTGTCATTAGTGGTCATTTGACCCATTTAGAAGATCGCTTAGGCATGACGCTTTGTCATCGCGGACGCGCGGGTTTTAAGCTCACAGAAGATGGTGCAGCAGTATATGAAGCTTGCTTGAGTTTTACCGAAGCGGTTGCCAGTTTTCAGCATCAACTGCACTATATTCGCCAATTGGATTCGGTGCGTGGCGGTCATATCCGACTGTGTCTCATTGACCAGATGCCGACGTTTTTTTATGACGCCTTGCGCCAATGCTTGGCTGCTAGCTATCGTGACAATCCCCTTATTCACTTTTCTATCGATGTGCAAAGCCCTGAAAGCATGCTAGAGAAGCTGCTAAGCAACGAGAGTGATATTGGTGTGGGATATTTTGGCAGTTTTCCACCACTACTCACTTTTCAACCAGCGTTTATTGAAAAACAAGTGGTGTGCTGTGGGCGCGAGCATCGATTGTTTTATGAATCAGAAGGGTTAACATTTGAGGATTTGGAACAAAACTATCCATGGATAAAACGAGGCTATATTACCGATTTGAGTATCAATCATGTCCGCCCAAAAACTTTGAGTGCCACCACTTATCACATGGAGGCAACTGCGCAGCTCATTCTGGCGGGTCATCATGTTGGTTACTTGCCCAATGATTTAGCCAAGCGTTATGAAGAAATGGGGCTGATGAAAATACTACTGCCCAATGAGGCCAGTTACGAGGTCAAGCATCATTGGGCTTATCGAGAAAACTTACACAAACAAGTCGCCGAATTCTTAAGTCAAATGACGCGTCTTTTGTGA
- a CDS encoding YjiH family protein gives MTNYLDKSQQPILGNDVVDSETPQGEQWRASMWKFLLFSALGIALFIIPFQWDGKVTILLGVLTDALQALLGGSVVYVAMAIVTTSFLGALAVKVLKPNLHEDAMVKKLFDVDWFWLTARLLGMVFVWMIYLQVGPEFIINRNTGGVIFEDLIPILIPLFFFAILSLPFLTDFGLMEFLGTLASKIFVKLFKLPGRSAVDAMSSWFGAASIGLLVTMQEYDKSYYSQREAAIIATTFSVTSIAFTYVVAKTIGVDDNFVYFYLTIALTGFIAAIIMPRIPPLSLKPDTYHSGKSMLDEGIPAQYTTYQWAVNRAVTRAHSMPSLGQVFKRSVKNLFDIYFGLIPVIFAIGTIGLGLAEYTPVFKWLSTPLVPLLDLLQIPEAAEAAPAMIMGFADMYLPALVGKSIESEMTRFIVGACSITQIIYMSEVGALILKSNIKLNVLELFMIFILRTLISLVVITSVAHLLY, from the coding sequence ATGACGAATTATCTCGATAAGTCGCAGCAACCGATATTAGGAAACGATGTTGTCGATTCAGAAACGCCGCAAGGAGAGCAGTGGCGTGCGTCAATGTGGAAGTTTTTATTGTTTTCAGCATTGGGTATTGCACTATTTATAATACCGTTTCAATGGGACGGAAAGGTTACGATTTTATTGGGTGTGTTAACGGACGCTTTGCAAGCTTTGCTGGGCGGTTCTGTCGTTTATGTGGCAATGGCAATCGTGACGACTTCCTTTCTTGGGGCATTGGCTGTGAAGGTGTTAAAGCCCAACCTACATGAAGACGCTATGGTCAAAAAACTCTTCGATGTTGATTGGTTTTGGCTCACTGCCCGATTGTTAGGGATGGTGTTTGTCTGGATGATTTATCTCCAAGTCGGCCCTGAGTTTATTATTAATCGTAATACGGGCGGCGTCATTTTCGAAGATTTGATTCCAATTTTGATTCCTTTGTTTTTCTTCGCCATTTTATCGTTACCGTTTTTGACGGATTTTGGTTTGATGGAGTTTTTGGGTACACTGGCGAGCAAAATATTTGTCAAGCTGTTTAAGTTGCCAGGACGCTCAGCGGTAGATGCGATGTCCTCTTGGTTTGGCGCAGCTTCTATCGGTCTACTGGTCACTATGCAGGAGTATGATAAAAGCTACTATAGCCAGCGTGAAGCGGCGATTATCGCGACGACTTTTTCGGTGACTTCGATCGCTTTTACTTATGTCGTCGCCAAAACCATCGGCGTGGACGATAACTTTGTTTATTTTTATCTGACCATTGCTTTAACAGGCTTTATCGCTGCGATTATTATGCCGCGTATACCACCACTTTCCTTAAAGCCTGACACCTATCATTCTGGAAAAAGCATGCTCGATGAAGGGATTCCTGCTCAGTACACGACCTACCAATGGGCGGTCAATCGTGCTGTGACGCGCGCGCACTCAATGCCAAGTCTGGGTCAAGTGTTCAAACGTAGTGTAAAGAATTTATTCGATATCTATTTTGGGCTAATCCCCGTAATTTTCGCAATTGGTACGATTGGTCTGGGCTTAGCCGAATATACGCCTGTGTTTAAATGGTTGTCTACACCGTTGGTACCGCTGCTTGATTTGTTACAAATTCCAGAGGCAGCAGAGGCGGCTCCAGCGATGATTATGGGCTTTGCGGATATGTATTTGCCAGCCTTGGTCGGCAAAAGTATTGAGAGTGAGATGACAAGATTTATCGTTGGTGCATGTTCTATTACTCAGATTATTTATATGTCTGAAGTGGGCGCGCTGATTTTGAAATCAAACATTAAGCTTAATGTGTTAGAGCTGTTTATGATTTTTATTCTTCGTACTCTGATCAGTTTGGTGGTGATTACCTCCGTGGCGCATTTACTTTATTAG